From one Chloroflexota bacterium genomic stretch:
- the recF gene encoding DNA replication/repair protein RecF produces MRVAHLSLTNFRNYTRLEADLPAGPLILIGNNAQGKTSLLEAIYYLATASSPHATTDRQLIHWLALRNDPRPFFKIVAEVHTAREIRRVDIRLEVEDVGAAREQRLKKTVLINGLKRRAGDLHGAVNVVLFLPQDMALVEGSPGDRRRYLDSTLCQVDPVYALALGEYGKILSQRNALLKQLQERNGNSNGVELEFWDGELCRHGATLIAARARALEEIGRFAASIHRELTEGAEHLRLAYQPAFDPLADDTPQIGLGLDVPVTRSGVGPESIAQSLREKLEATRRQEIERGMTLTGPHRDDVRFLASGIDLGIYGSRGQGRTAVLALKLAELAWMTDKAGEPPILLLDEVLAELDPQRRRDLLKRLGGVEQSVMTTTDLNLFEPEFVGTVEKWRVVSGTIQNNQ; encoded by the coding sequence ATGCGCGTCGCCCACCTCTCCCTCACCAACTTCCGCAACTACACCCGCCTCGAGGCCGATCTTCCCGCCGGGCCGCTCATCCTGATAGGCAACAACGCGCAAGGCAAGACCAGCTTACTTGAGGCCATCTATTATCTTGCCACCGCCAGTTCGCCGCACGCCACCACCGACCGCCAACTGATCCACTGGCTGGCCCTGCGCAACGACCCGCGCCCCTTCTTCAAGATTGTAGCCGAAGTTCACACCGCGCGCGAAATTCGCCGGGTGGATATTCGCCTTGAAGTTGAGGATGTGGGCGCGGCCCGCGAGCAACGCTTGAAGAAGACGGTGCTCATCAACGGCCTCAAGCGGCGGGCCGGCGACCTGCACGGCGCGGTCAACGTGGTGCTGTTCCTGCCGCAGGACATGGCCTTAGTGGAAGGCTCCCCCGGCGACCGGCGGCGATACCTGGATTCCACGCTCTGCCAGGTTGATCCGGTTTATGCGCTGGCGCTGGGCGAGTACGGAAAAATCCTTTCGCAGAGAAACGCCCTGCTCAAGCAACTGCAAGAGCGCAACGGAAATAGCAACGGCGTCGAGTTGGAGTTTTGGGATGGGGAGCTTTGTCGTCATGGGGCAACATTGATCGCGGCCCGGGCGCGGGCGCTGGAAGAAATTGGGCGCTTCGCCGCTTCCATTCATCGCGAGTTGACCGAGGGCGCAGAGCACTTGCGGCTGGCCTATCAACCGGCCTTCGACCCGCTGGCCGACGACACCCCTCAAATTGGCCTCGGCCTCGACGTGCCGGTCACGCGCTCCGGCGTCGGCCCGGAGTCCATCGCCCAAAGTTTGCGCGAGAAGCTGGAGGCTACGCGGCGGCAGGAGATCGAGCGCGGCATGACGCTCACCGGCCCGCACCGCGACGACGTGCGTTTTCTCGCCAGCGGCATTGACCTCGGCATCTACGGCTCGCGCGGGCAGGGGCGCACGGCGGTGCTTGCGCTCAAACTGGCCGAGCTGGCGTGGATGACCGACAAAGCCGGCGAGCCGCCTATCCTTCTGCTCGACGAAGTGCTGGCCGAGCTTGACCCGCAGCGGCGGCGCGACCTGCTCAAGCGACTCGGCGGCGTGGAGCAGTCGGTGATGACGACGACCGATTTGAATTTGTTCGAGCCGGAGTTTGTGGGGACGGTTGAAAAGTGGCGGGTGGTGAGCGGAACGATCCAGAATAACCAATAA
- the rsmG gene encoding 16S rRNA (guanine(527)-N(7))-methyltransferase RsmG, with protein sequence MNRLSSAVKQLLGLDLTPAQLAAFRIYAAELAEWNEKFNLTAIKSPADVEIKHFADSLSCLLAIRNTQYATRASLIDIGTGAGFPGLPLKIICPELKLTLVESVGKKVTFLEHVVGRLELKDVMVIKGRAEEVGQDGAHREKYDWAAARAVAEMPILLEYLLPLVKMGGKALAQKGESAPAETHGAERAAKILGGSLAQITSVELPGVVEPRYLVVFDKVAATPGKYPRRAGVPGKEPLK encoded by the coding sequence ATGAACCGTCTCTCCTCTGCCGTCAAACAACTGCTTGGTCTCGACCTTACCCCCGCCCAACTCGCCGCCTTTCGCATTTACGCCGCCGAACTTGCCGAATGGAACGAGAAGTTCAACCTTACCGCCATCAAAAGCCCGGCGGACGTTGAAATCAAACACTTCGCCGATTCGCTGTCGTGTCTTCTGGCAATACGCAATACGCAATATGCAACACGCGCTTCGCTGATTGACATCGGCACCGGGGCCGGTTTCCCCGGCCTGCCGCTGAAGATCATTTGCCCGGAGTTGAAGCTGACGCTGGTGGAGTCGGTGGGCAAGAAGGTGACGTTTCTCGAGCACGTCGTCGGCAGGTTGGAGTTGAAGGACGTGATGGTGATCAAGGGCCGGGCCGAGGAAGTCGGGCAGGATGGGGCACACCGCGAAAAATACGATTGGGCCGCCGCGCGGGCAGTGGCCGAAATGCCGATCTTGCTGGAGTATTTATTGCCGCTGGTGAAGATGGGCGGCAAGGCGCTGGCGCAAAAAGGGGAAAGCGCCCCGGCCGAGACTCACGGTGCAGAGCGGGCGGCGAAAATTTTGGGCGGGAGCCTGGCTCAGATCACGTCGGTTGAACTGCCGGGCGTGGTCGAGCCGCGCTACCTGGTCGTCTTTGATAAAGTGGCGGCCACACCGGGGAAGTATCCGCGCCGGGCGGGAGTGCCGGGTAAGGAGCCGTTGAAATAA
- a CDS encoding transglycosylase domain-containing protein produces MRRRLFLSSFALLLVLVSLITHSLFTDLPSLDRLTEALTVPSTKILARDGRLLYEITDPAGVRHTTLPLDEIPLACQQATVAVEDASFYTNPGVDIVGIVRALWINIQGGEVLAGGSTITQQVARNMLLDPQERAERTLLRKMRESILAWRLSQAYTKDQTLELYLNQTYYGYLAYGLDSAAQAYFGKSARDLDLAECALLAGLPQAPALFDPLTDPQAADDKQIIVLDLMVKNNFIAEDEAKLAKDEVLQFAPSPFPITAPHFIFYVWSQLEATYPPDVLYSGLTVTTTLDLDLTITAEQIITRRLQLLADSSEVPGSVTDAALVALDPHTGQILAMVGSPDYFNAEISGAINMAVAPRQPGSAIKPITYAAAFDPALCSQLPITNNQLQNSGNSLLVTGYCPWTPATLILDVRTAFVTKEGFSYVPQNYDRNFHGPVLAREALGGSLNIPAVKALDHIGINNMLALAGKMGLTTLSDADRFGLALTLGGGEVRLVDLTSAFGVFATGGNYQLPITILKITDAENNIVYQWQPRPAERVLDERVAYLITDILSDNNARLATFGPNSILQIGRPAAVKTGTTTDFRDNWTVGYTPELAIGAWVGNADNSPMVNISGVAGAGPIWHDFMRAALTGKPETPFAEPPGLVRVEVCALSGLLPTDYCPLRKVDLFIDGTQPTQPDTFYQPFQIDAATGGLADENTPPERIATQVFLVLPPEAQEWARQKGLPQIPNPNFQNPNSNSQLLTLTSPDDSTLYAISPRLPLASQQIVFSAVSGEAMKGVSFVLDGQVVATLTESPYQHFWQLAPGRHTLEAAGVTVSGETLRSEPITFVVNP; encoded by the coding sequence ATGCGTCGCCGTCTCTTTCTCTCCTCGTTTGCACTATTGCTTGTGCTCGTCTCACTGATCACGCACTCACTGTTCACCGATTTACCCTCCCTCGACCGCCTCACCGAAGCCCTCACCGTCCCCTCCACCAAAATTCTCGCCCGCGACGGGCGACTGCTCTACGAAATCACCGACCCGGCCGGAGTGCGCCACACCACCCTGCCACTCGACGAAATTCCGCTTGCCTGCCAGCAAGCCACCGTCGCCGTCGAAGACGCCAGCTTCTACACCAACCCCGGCGTGGACATCGTCGGCATCGTTCGCGCCCTGTGGATCAACATCCAGGGCGGTGAGGTGCTGGCCGGCGGCTCCACCATCACCCAGCAGGTGGCCCGCAACATGTTGCTCGATCCGCAGGAGCGCGCCGAGCGCACCCTCCTCCGCAAAATGCGCGAGAGCATCCTCGCCTGGCGGCTGTCGCAGGCTTACACCAAAGACCAAACCCTCGAACTCTACCTCAACCAGACTTACTACGGCTACCTTGCCTACGGCCTCGACTCTGCCGCTCAAGCCTACTTCGGCAAGAGCGCCCGCGACCTCGACCTGGCCGAGTGCGCCCTGCTGGCCGGCCTGCCGCAAGCGCCCGCCCTCTTCGACCCGCTCACCGACCCGCAGGCCGCCGACGACAAGCAGATCATTGTGCTCGACCTCATGGTCAAGAACAACTTCATCGCCGAAGACGAAGCCAAACTTGCCAAAGACGAAGTCCTGCAATTCGCGCCCTCGCCTTTTCCGATCACCGCCCCGCATTTTATCTTTTACGTCTGGAGTCAGCTTGAAGCGACTTACCCGCCCGACGTTTTGTACTCAGGGTTGACCGTCACCACCACCCTCGACCTTGATCTCACCATCACCGCCGAGCAAATCATCACCCGCCGGCTCCAATTGTTGGCCGACTCCAGCGAAGTCCCGGGGAGCGTCACCGACGCCGCCCTTGTCGCCCTGGATCCTCACACCGGCCAAATCTTAGCAATGGTCGGCTCCCCCGACTACTTCAACGCCGAAATCTCCGGCGCGATCAACATGGCCGTCGCCCCCCGCCAGCCCGGCTCGGCCATCAAACCCATCACCTACGCCGCCGCGTTTGATCCGGCCCTGTGCTCCCAATTACCAATAACTAATAACCAATTACAAAATTCTGGCAATTCGTTATTAGTTACTGGTTATTGCCCCTGGACTCCCGCCACCCTCATCCTCGACGTGCGCACTGCCTTCGTCACCAAAGAAGGTTTTTCGTACGTCCCGCAAAACTACGACCGCAACTTTCACGGGCCGGTGCTGGCCCGCGAGGCGCTAGGCGGCTCACTCAACATTCCGGCAGTCAAGGCGCTTGATCACATTGGCATCAACAACATGCTGGCCCTGGCCGGCAAGATGGGCCTGACGACGCTCTCGGATGCGGATCGTTTCGGCCTGGCCCTCACCCTCGGCGGCGGCGAAGTCCGCCTGGTTGACCTCACCTCCGCCTTCGGCGTCTTCGCAACCGGCGGCAATTACCAATTACCAATTACTATTCTCAAAATTACTGACGCAGAGAACAACATTGTTTACCAATGGCAACCCCGCCCCGCCGAGCGCGTTCTTGACGAGCGCGTGGCCTACCTCATCACCGACATCCTCTCCGACAACAACGCCCGCCTCGCCACCTTCGGCCCGAACAGCATCCTGCAAATTGGCCGCCCGGCCGCCGTCAAAACCGGAACCACCACCGATTTCCGCGACAACTGGACGGTGGGCTACACGCCCGAACTCGCCATCGGCGCCTGGGTGGGCAACGCCGACAACAGTCCAATGGTCAACATCAGTGGCGTTGCCGGGGCAGGGCCGATCTGGCACGACTTCATGCGCGCCGCCCTCACCGGCAAGCCCGAAACGCCATTCGCCGAGCCGCCCGGCCTCGTCCGCGTCGAAGTCTGCGCCCTCTCCGGCCTGTTGCCAACCGACTACTGCCCGCTCCGCAAAGTTGATCTTTTCATTGACGGGACTCAACCGACTCAACCCGACACCTTCTACCAACCCTTCCAAATTGACGCCGCCACCGGCGGTTTAGCCGACGAGAACACCCCGCCCGAACGCATCGCTACTCAAGTCTTCCTCGTTCTCCCACCCGAAGCCCAGGAATGGGCGCGGCAAAAAGGCTTGCCGCAAATCCCAAATCCCAATTTCCAAAATCCCAACTCTAACTCCCAACTCCTCACTCTAACTTCGCCCGACGACTCCACCCTCTACGCCATCTCGCCTCGCCTGCCTCTGGCAAGCCAGCAGATCGTCTTCAGCGCCGTGAGCGGTGAGGCGATGAAAGGAGTCTCGTTTGTGCTGGACGGGCAAGTCGTGGCAACGCTGACCGAGTCGCCCTATCAACACTTCTGGCAACTCGCGCCGGGGCGGCACACCCTGGAGGCGGCGGGGGTGACGGTGAGCGGGGAAACACTGAGAAGCGAACCGATCACGTTTGTCGTGAATCCCTGA